The Prosthecobacter fusiformis genomic sequence GGATGGAAGGAGGCATCCACCAGCAGTGCATGAGGCATTTCGGAAAGGGTGGTCACAGCGTCTCATCGGAAGTTTCAACCATCAGCAACCGTTCCCGATCCTCTGCCCGCTGTCGCAGTTGTTCGAGGCGGAGAGTCTCTCCCATGAGCAAAATTCGGTCGGGTTCCAGCAGGATCAACGGCGGCGTTAGCGGCAGTACACGCTCAGCGCAGTTGTTCAGCACATGGTCCTCTGGCAGCGGCACCGTATCGCGTGTCCGGTAAGATATTGGCTCCATGGCCGCACTGGCCACCCAACTTACCTCCACTCCTCCCAGCTTGGCGATTACCAGCCGGTCACTGAGTTTCATTTCTGCAGTCACAGTGCCTGCGCCATTCAGCAATTTTTCCAGATGGATCACGGGGATCATGCCACCATTGATGGCGATGAACCCGCGCAATAAGGGAGGCATTTCCGGTGGAGTCACCAGTTTGACCGTGGGGATCACTTCCACCACTGCACTCGCATCCAATCCCAGACGGACATCCCCCATCGAAAAAGCGAGAACGGTTTTAGTCATGGGATAGGGAGCAATTAAATTCGAAACACATCGCGAAGTTGGCTGCTAGTATTTTTATACCTCAACTCAAAAAGCGGTGTCTCCATTCTGGGCGGGGTAGAGCGCAGGCATCCTTTTGACCAAACCACCGGTAGCGGTTGCTGGCGACAAAGAGATAAGCTTGGTCCCTCAATGCCCGTGGGATGAATTTAAAGATCTTCAGCAGCGACCACAAGCCACCGAGGTGGCCGGCGATCTCCAGGGCCGCATCACTTTCCTTGAATACCCCCTTGGGACTGATGAAAAGCATGCTGTGTGGGTGCTCTGGGTCTAGGCCATGCTGGCGATAGAGTCTGCTGCCAACTTCAGACTGGATGGAGGCAAAATGGATGATTCCCTTGCGGTCGTGTTTCAGAACAAACTGGACGGAGCTGTCGCATAGATTGCAGACGCCATCAAAGAGCAGCAGATGGGAAGGGGGGCTGGTGACGTCTGACATGAGAGAAGCGGGTCCATGCAAGGTATACGAAATCCCGGTATTCTCAAGCCCTCCCACAAAGGGGGGAGTATGCGCAGAAAGACGTGAAGATTGGGCGTATCTTTGCTGTTCTATCTGGGTATACCGGATTCGTCGTGAGACCCTCAAGCCATGAAACTCCTGCCTGCCCTTTTCGTTCTTGGTATCCTTGGGTATAGCCTGGCGGACGAAGACGTCTCGCCGACCAACTTTGGAATCAAGGATGGCTCCGTGCCGGAAGACCCGCGCGAAGCAGGCCGGGGAGGCCAGTTCATGGACTTCCCCACCTGGCCAGTCAGCAAAGAGCTGCCGAATGACGTCTTCACCTTCGCCCGGCTGAGGTATAACTCAGAGAGCCATGGCTGGGGCAGGCGGGGTGGCGGCAAATGGACCACGGATTATCCGGATGCGGACCTGAACTTCAGCTATCGCCTCCAGCAACTCACCTCTCTACAGGTGAGTCCGAAAGGGGCGATCGTGGATATCGAGGCCGAGCAGATGCGGCATTACCCGTTCATCTACATGATCGAGCCGGGGCACATCAGCCTAACAGATGTGGATGCAAAGGTAATGCGTGATTACATGCTCAACGGCGGGTTCATCATGGTGGATGACTTCTGGGGAGAGGAGGAGTGGGATACCTTCTATATCGCCCTGAAACAGATCTTCCCTGACCGTGAACCTGAAGAACTGCCCCTGGAGCATGAGATCTTTCACATGGTCTTCCCTTTGAAAGTGAAGCCACAGATCCCTAGTGTGGGCCATGCCATGGCAGGCAGGTCAGAGGGGATCACCGCAGAGAGGTTCGATGCAGAGACCCCGCACTACCGGGCTATCTTCGATGACAAGAAGCGCATCGTCATGATGATCTGCCACAACACCGACCTGGGGGATGGCTGGGAGGAAGAGGGTACCGACCCGTGGTACTTCCGGGAGTTCTCCGAGAAGTATGCGTATCCGCTCGGCATCAACATTGTCTTCTATGCGCTGACGCATTGATCCGAATAAAACAAAAAACCCGTCCTCCTGCGAAGGCAAGAGGACGGGTGAATAGGTTAATCCGAAGGGCGCTTTAGGCGGCTTTTACCAGGGGTGGCTCAGGCTCGATGGTGGCGTTGTCTTCTTCCGTCGGGACCATGACGGGCTCGGCTTTGCTGACGACCTTGACGAACTTAGGCAGGTAGGCGTCCCAGTTATCCATGATGTCTTTGGCGCGCAGGCTTTCGGTCTTTTCCAAGTGGTCAGCGATCAGCTTCTGGAGCTGGTTGATGTCCTCGGGGTCGGTGACTTTGTCGCCCTTGATCATCTCTGGATTGTGGAGCTGGCCAAAGGTATCGGCTTCATCGAGGAGGTAGGCGATGCCACCGCTCATGCCGGCACCGAAGTTTTTACCAAAGGTGCCCAGGACGGTGACGACACCGCCAGTCATGTATTCGCAACCGTGGTCGCCGATGCCTTCGACAACAGCGGTCGCACCGGAGTTGCGGACGCAGAAGCGTTCACCAGCACGACCGGCGGCGAAGAGGTGACCGCTGGTG encodes the following:
- a CDS encoding chemotaxis protein CheW; its protein translation is MTKTVLAFSMGDVRLGLDASAVVEVIPTVKLVTPPEMPPLLRGFIAINGGMIPVIHLEKLLNGAGTVTAEMKLSDRLVIAKLGGVEVSWVASAAMEPISYRTRDTVPLPEDHVLNNCAERVLPLTPPLILLEPDRILLMGETLRLEQLRQRAEDRERLLMVETSDETL
- a CDS encoding DUF4159 domain-containing protein; translated protein: MKLLPALFVLGILGYSLADEDVSPTNFGIKDGSVPEDPREAGRGGQFMDFPTWPVSKELPNDVFTFARLRYNSESHGWGRRGGGKWTTDYPDADLNFSYRLQQLTSLQVSPKGAIVDIEAEQMRHYPFIYMIEPGHISLTDVDAKVMRDYMLNGGFIMVDDFWGEEEWDTFYIALKQIFPDREPEELPLEHEIFHMVFPLKVKPQIPSVGHAMAGRSEGITAERFDAETPHYRAIFDDKKRIVMMICHNTDLGDGWEEEGTDPWYFREFSEKYAYPLGINIVFYALTH
- a CDS encoding thiol-disulfide oxidoreductase DCC family protein; translated protein: MSDVTSPPSHLLLFDGVCNLCDSSVQFVLKHDRKGIIHFASIQSEVGSRLYRQHGLDPEHPHSMLFISPKGVFKESDAALEIAGHLGGLWSLLKIFKFIPRALRDQAYLFVASNRYRWFGQKDACALPRPEWRHRFLS